The following are from one region of the Haemophilus parainfluenzae genome:
- the rpsB gene encoding 30S ribosomal protein S2, whose product MAQVSMRDMINAGVHFGHQTRYWNPQMKPFIFGARNGVHIINLEKTLPLFNEALAELTRIASNNGKVLFVGTKRAAQEAVQAAALDCQQYYVNHRWLGGMLTNWKTVRQSIKRLKDLETQSQDGTFDKLTKKEALMRTREMEKLELSLGGIKDMGGLPDALFVIGADHEHIAVKEANNLGIPVFAIVDTNSTPAGVDFVIPGNDDATRAIQLYVSAAAAAVKEGRSNEAQVAEELAADAE is encoded by the coding sequence ATGGCACAAGTTTCAATGCGCGACATGATCAACGCGGGCGTACACTTCGGACACCAAACTCGTTACTGGAACCCACAAATGAAACCTTTCATTTTTGGTGCTCGTAACGGTGTTCATATCATCAACTTAGAAAAAACTTTACCTTTATTCAATGAAGCTTTAGCGGAATTAACCCGTATTGCTAGCAACAACGGTAAAGTATTATTCGTTGGTACTAAACGCGCGGCTCAAGAAGCAGTACAAGCTGCAGCATTAGACTGTCAACAATATTATGTAAACCACCGTTGGTTAGGTGGTATGTTGACTAACTGGAAAACCGTTCGTCAATCAATTAAACGTTTAAAAGATTTAGAAACTCAATCTCAAGACGGTACTTTTGACAAATTAACCAAAAAAGAAGCGTTAATGCGTACCCGTGAGATGGAAAAACTTGAATTAAGCCTTGGCGGTATCAAAGATATGGGCGGCTTACCAGATGCGTTATTCGTTATCGGTGCAGACCACGAACATATCGCTGTTAAAGAAGCAAACAACCTAGGTATTCCTGTGTTTGCTATCGTTGATACTAACTCAACTCCAGCTGGCGTAGATTTCGTTATCCCTGGTAACGATGATGCGACTCGTGCTATCCAACTTTACGTTTCTGCAGCTGCAGCAGCGGTTAAAGAAGGTCGTAGTAACGAAGCTCAAGTTGCTGAAGAATTAGCAGCTGACGCAGAATAA
- a CDS encoding phosphoethanolamine transferase: MKISKTSQILTALFSLACAIAAGYLILRGSGMFPEPSISLILLTAIFIILLSSSRKSFYFILSPLVCLHAIYTPTGLNFGAPSYQYIASVLATDMLETKEFLMQIPVSSYLAAFAIPVLVFLHYKSAVKFGVKFYRNKTFIALATLLIGYNLPIAAPLKETIDSSVEIVNEWQKLKKMSQESSWGQSTLENSKYQDYVIILGESARKDYLHAYGYPVNDTPFMSSANGTLIDGMTSAGTNTVASLRLMLTLPDKEKWEPNYDLSLVDLIKSAGLKTYWLSNQGFLGEYDTPVASLASKSDETIFLKKGGSFNSTNYSDFDLIPKFAQVLEDPTQGKRFIVLHIYGSHPLACDRIEDYPKIFNDNDIEKKNEYLNCYITSIKKTDDFIKKVYETLKENEQKTHRTFSMIYFSDHGLCHQEDDKHGVTLFNQNCHSQLHHNIPLFKISSDDTTRKEYKAFKSGLNFLEGIANWIGIKNPKLTLEEDLFSEQADKDDYGLKKLIEEKYRKDADPAIDIRPKK; encoded by the coding sequence ATGAAGATTTCAAAAACCTCACAAATTTTAACCGCACTTTTTTCTTTGGCTTGTGCCATTGCTGCCGGTTATTTGATTTTACGAGGTTCAGGGATGTTTCCTGAGCCATCTATTAGTCTGATTTTACTCACGGCTATTTTCATTATTTTATTAAGTAGTAGCCGAAAATCCTTCTATTTTATTTTATCACCCTTAGTTTGCTTACACGCAATTTATACGCCGACAGGCTTAAATTTTGGTGCGCCAAGCTACCAATATATCGCTTCGGTTCTTGCAACAGATATGTTAGAGACCAAAGAGTTTCTCATGCAAATCCCTGTGAGCAGCTATTTAGCAGCATTCGCTATTCCAGTTTTAGTCTTTTTACATTACAAAAGTGCGGTCAAATTTGGGGTGAAATTTTATCGCAATAAAACATTCATTGCCCTCGCAACCCTGTTAATTGGCTACAACTTACCGATTGCTGCGCCATTAAAAGAAACAATAGATTCGAGTGTAGAAATTGTTAATGAATGGCAAAAATTGAAAAAAATGTCACAGGAAAGCAGCTGGGGACAATCCACATTAGAAAATTCTAAATACCAAGATTATGTAATTATTTTGGGTGAAAGTGCACGAAAAGACTACTTGCATGCGTATGGATACCCCGTCAATGACACACCCTTTATGTCATCTGCAAATGGTACACTGATTGATGGGATGACATCTGCCGGAACCAACACTGTCGCCTCATTGCGCTTAATGTTAACGTTACCTGATAAAGAAAAATGGGAACCAAACTATGATTTAAGCTTAGTGGATCTCATTAAGTCTGCAGGTCTGAAAACCTACTGGCTGTCTAATCAAGGTTTCTTAGGTGAATACGATACGCCAGTCGCTTCGCTTGCATCAAAATCTGATGAAACCATTTTCTTGAAAAAAGGTGGGAGCTTTAATTCGACAAACTACAGCGATTTTGATTTAATCCCTAAATTTGCCCAAGTTTTAGAAGATCCAACACAAGGTAAACGCTTTATTGTATTACACATTTATGGTTCACATCCGCTCGCTTGCGATCGCATTGAAGATTACCCGAAAATTTTCAATGACAATGACATTGAGAAAAAGAACGAATACTTAAATTGCTATATTACATCCATTAAGAAAACCGATGATTTCATCAAGAAAGTGTATGAAACGCTCAAAGAAAACGAGCAAAAAACACACCGCACTTTCTCCATGATTTATTTTTCAGATCATGGTTTATGTCATCAGGAAGATGATAAACATGGCGTCACCTTGTTTAACCAAAACTGTCACAGCCAATTACATCATAATATTCCGCTCTTTAAGATTTCATCTGATGATACGACACGTAAAGAATACAAAGCCTTTAAATCTGGTTTGAATTTCTTAGAAGGTATTGCTAATTGGATTGGAATTAAAAATCCGAAGCTGACATTAGAAGAAGATTTATTCTCTGAACAAGCTGACAAAGATGACTATGGACTGAAAAAACTGATTGAAGAAAAATATCGTAAAGATGCAGACCCTGCCATCGATATTCGTCCAAAGAAATAG
- the ispC gene encoding 1-deoxy-D-xylulose-5-phosphate reductoisomerase: MQKQNLVILGATGSIGHSTLSVIEHNPDKYHAFALVGGKNVETMFKQCVKFQPHFAALDDENAAKVLREKLASHHIKTEVLAGQKAICELAAHPDADQVMAAIVGAAGLLPTLSAVKASKKVLLANKESLVTCGQLFIDAVKQSKAKLLPVDSEHNAIFQSLPPEAQEKVGFCPLKELGVSKIVLTGSGGPFRYTPLNEFEHITPAQAVAHPNWSMGKKISVDSATMMNKGLEYIEARWLFNASADEMEVIIHPQSIIHSMVRYVDGSVIAQMGNPDMRTPIAETMAYPNRTVSGVEPLDFFKIKELTFIEPDFNRYPNLKLAIDAFAEGQYATTAMNAANEIAVQAFLDGYIKFTDIAKINQASVEKMPSSIISSIDDVLAVDEQARELADSLIKKLM, encoded by the coding sequence ATGCAAAAACAAAATCTTGTTATTTTAGGAGCAACCGGTTCTATTGGTCATAGCACCCTTTCTGTTATCGAACATAATCCTGACAAATACCATGCCTTTGCGTTAGTAGGGGGCAAAAATGTTGAGACAATGTTTAAACAATGCGTGAAATTTCAACCGCACTTTGCTGCATTAGATGATGAAAATGCAGCAAAGGTATTGCGAGAAAAATTAGCTTCACACCACATTAAAACGGAAGTCTTAGCGGGACAGAAAGCCATTTGTGAGTTGGCAGCACATCCAGATGCAGATCAAGTTATGGCAGCCATTGTTGGGGCGGCGGGATTACTACCGACTCTTTCAGCAGTAAAAGCAAGTAAGAAAGTCTTGCTTGCGAATAAAGAATCGTTGGTGACTTGTGGCCAGCTCTTTATTGATGCAGTGAAACAATCAAAAGCAAAATTATTGCCTGTTGATAGTGAGCATAACGCGATTTTTCAATCCTTACCGCCGGAGGCACAAGAAAAGGTTGGATTTTGTCCTTTGAAAGAATTAGGGGTCAGTAAAATTGTCTTAACTGGTTCTGGTGGACCTTTCCGTTATACGCCATTAAATGAGTTTGAGCATATAACTCCCGCACAAGCCGTTGCTCATCCAAACTGGTCAATGGGCAAAAAAATCTCTGTGGATTCTGCCACGATGATGAATAAAGGTTTAGAGTACATTGAAGCGCGCTGGTTATTTAATGCATCAGCAGATGAAATGGAAGTGATTATTCATCCTCAATCTATTATTCATTCAATGGTGCGTTATGTCGATGGCTCGGTCATTGCTCAAATGGGTAACCCGGATATGCGTACGCCCATTGCGGAAACCATGGCTTATCCAAATCGTACAGTCAGTGGTGTGGAACCATTAGACTTCTTTAAAATCAAAGAATTAACATTTATCGAACCTGATTTTAATCGTTATCCAAATTTAAAATTAGCGATTGATGCGTTTGCAGAAGGGCAGTATGCGACAACCGCAATGAATGCAGCAAATGAAATTGCCGTACAAGCCTTTTTAGATGGCTATATTAAATTTACGGATATTGCGAAAATTAACCAAGCATCGGTTGAGAAAATGCCATCTTCTATTATTTCAAGCATTGATGATGTATTAGCTGTAGATGAGCAAGCCCGTGAATTAGCCGATTCGCTGATTAAAAAGTTGATGTAG
- the tsf gene encoding translation elongation factor Ts: MAEITASLVKELRERTGAGMMECKKALVEANGDIELAIDNMRKSGQAKAAKKAGRVAAEGVILARVQNGFGVLVEMNCETDFVAKDAGFLGLANEVADFAAAHKGTTIEALQAQFEEKRAALVAKIGENMNIRRVAYLEGQVIAQYLHGAKIGVLVAGEGSEDELKKVAMHVAASKPEFVNPEDVPADVVEHERQIQIDIAVNSGKPKEIAEKMVEGRMKKFTGEVSLTGQPFVMDPSVSVGDFLKSVNTSVSNFIRLEVGEGIEKKEEDFAAEVAKITGGNA, translated from the coding sequence ATGGCTGAAATCACAGCATCATTAGTAAAAGAACTTCGTGAACGTACCGGTGCCGGTATGATGGAATGTAAAAAAGCATTAGTTGAAGCAAACGGTGATATCGAGTTAGCAATCGACAACATGCGTAAATCTGGTCAAGCTAAAGCAGCTAAAAAAGCAGGCCGTGTTGCAGCTGAAGGTGTTATCCTTGCTCGTGTACAAAATGGTTTCGGTGTATTAGTTGAAATGAACTGTGAAACTGACTTCGTAGCAAAAGATGCTGGCTTCTTAGGTTTAGCAAACGAAGTAGCTGATTTCGCAGCAGCACACAAAGGTACCACTATCGAAGCATTACAAGCACAATTTGAAGAAAAACGTGCTGCATTAGTGGCTAAAATCGGTGAGAACATGAACATCCGTCGTGTTGCTTACTTAGAAGGTCAAGTTATTGCTCAATACTTACACGGTGCAAAAATCGGTGTATTAGTTGCAGGTGAAGGTTCAGAAGATGAACTTAAAAAAGTGGCAATGCACGTAGCGGCATCTAAACCAGAATTCGTGAACCCAGAAGATGTACCTGCAGATGTTGTTGAACATGAGCGTCAAATTCAAATTGATATCGCAGTTAACTCTGGTAAACCAAAAGAAATCGCAGAAAAAATGGTTGAAGGCCGTATGAAGAAATTCACTGGTGAAGTTTCATTAACAGGTCAACCATTCGTCATGGATCCTTCAGTATCTGTAGGTGACTTCTTAAAATCAGTAAACACTTCAGTGTCTAACTTCATCCGTTTAGAAGTGGGTGAAGGTATCGAGAAAAAAGAAGAAGATTTCGCAGCTGAAGTTGCAAAAATCACTGGCGGTAACGCTTAA
- a CDS encoding class I SAM-dependent methyltransferase, producing MNNKTSVYDKENFFALYQKLRSNPISLNEIVEKPTMLSLLPDLQGKKLLDLGCGTGGHLQLYLERDAERVVGTDLSVKMLEQAEKDLQKCGQFSGCFSLYPLPMEKLSELPESDFDVITSSFAFHYIEDFPALLASIANKLKPNGTLVFSQEHPITTCHKEGERWEKNEKKQQVAYRLNHYRDEGLRERNWFQQPFKTYHRTTATIINDLIAAGFQIEQMAEPMLAEQPQWHDEFKDLRHRPPLLFIKARKVINLTK from the coding sequence ATGAATAACAAAACGAGTGTTTACGATAAAGAAAACTTCTTTGCGCTTTATCAAAAACTTCGATCTAATCCCATCAGTCTCAATGAAATAGTGGAAAAGCCAACGATGCTTTCCCTATTACCTGATTTACAAGGGAAAAAATTACTCGATCTAGGCTGTGGAACGGGCGGACATTTGCAACTCTATCTAGAACGCGATGCGGAGAGAGTAGTGGGAACAGATCTTTCAGTTAAAATGCTCGAACAAGCCGAAAAAGATTTACAAAAGTGCGGTCAATTTTCTGGATGTTTTTCGTTATATCCACTACCGATGGAAAAATTGTCAGAATTGCCAGAAAGTGATTTTGATGTTATTACCAGCTCTTTTGCTTTTCACTATATTGAAGATTTTCCTGCTTTATTAGCTTCTATTGCCAACAAACTTAAGCCTAATGGTACATTAGTTTTTTCCCAAGAGCATCCGATTACCACTTGCCATAAAGAAGGGGAGCGCTGGGAAAAAAATGAGAAAAAGCAGCAAGTCGCTTATCGTTTAAATCATTACCGTGATGAAGGGCTAAGAGAGCGGAATTGGTTTCAACAACCTTTTAAAACCTATCACCGTACGACGGCAACGATTATTAATGATTTAATTGCTGCAGGTTTTCAAATTGAACAAATGGCTGAACCCATGTTAGCCGAGCAGCCACAATGGCATGATGAATTTAAAGATTTGCGGCATCGTCCCCCTTTATTGTTTATTAAAGCAAGAAAAGTAATAAATTTGACAAAATAA
- the uppS gene encoding polyprenyl diphosphate synthase has translation MKELDNNNIPEHVAIIMDGNGRWAKQQNKLRIFGHTNGVAAVRRAVSYARQTGVKFLTLYAFSSENWNRPEQEVSALMTLFMQALDREVKKLHKNNIRLKIIGDISRFSEKLQEKIAKAENLTENNTALTLNIAANYGGCWDIVQATQQLAEKVKNNEISVSDINESLFQQHLVTQDEPPVDLLIRTSGEQRISNFLLWQIAYAELCFLDVLWPDFSEKDFNQAIACYQQRHRRFGGTE, from the coding sequence ATGAAAGAACTTGATAACAATAATATTCCCGAACATGTTGCTATTATTATGGATGGCAATGGGCGTTGGGCGAAACAACAAAATAAGCTGCGTATTTTTGGCCATACAAATGGTGTGGCGGCAGTGCGCCGTGCGGTGAGTTATGCACGACAAACTGGCGTTAAATTTTTGACGTTATATGCATTTAGCAGCGAAAACTGGAATCGCCCCGAGCAAGAAGTGAGTGCATTAATGACACTTTTTATGCAAGCACTTGATCGAGAAGTTAAAAAATTACACAAAAATAATATTCGTTTAAAGATCATCGGTGATATTTCTCGTTTTAGTGAGAAATTGCAAGAGAAGATCGCAAAAGCAGAAAATTTAACGGAAAATAATACTGCACTGACTTTAAATATTGCGGCGAATTACGGTGGTTGTTGGGATATTGTTCAAGCGACTCAACAACTCGCTGAAAAAGTAAAAAATAATGAGATTTCGGTAAGTGATATTAATGAATCACTTTTCCAACAACATTTAGTGACACAAGATGAACCGCCGGTCGATTTACTAATTCGCACAAGTGGTGAGCAACGCATTAGTAATTTCTTGCTCTGGCAAATTGCATATGCGGAATTGTGTTTTTTAGATGTGCTTTGGCCAGATTTTAGTGAAAAAGATTTTAATCAGGCAATCGCCTGCTATCAACAACGTCATCGCCGTTTTGGCGGGACAGAATAA
- a CDS encoding DUF4189 domain-containing protein: MKYSIKPLLKLAFFTSICGFLSSCSTYIHLGTTLYWSGKDVNEFMESKGLYPDDIKQCSSEKETFLIYGFARPLYNVLEYEVGRGHHAYGTTIYTKKEKVFTGNHKWTYVFTDMNGKIKSHRAETGFGDLDKEFKCNGYYDTSKLELKPRTWSAVAVRQGNKKQGIWGNDVPASNLANAKKEAISQCEKESGERCEFLFGFSNACLSVAHAEKNGPTSYFGLGILGQRSKDDALANCKEDGASNCQVSNIYPVCSTPCDYEQDKQCFFDKPQLAKPGKNGQDDIFNAGEKNLF; the protein is encoded by the coding sequence ATGAAATATTCAATAAAACCATTATTAAAGCTCGCGTTTTTTACCTCTATTTGCGGATTCTTAAGCAGTTGTTCCACTTATATTCACCTTGGTACAACACTTTATTGGTCAGGAAAAGATGTTAATGAATTTATGGAAAGCAAAGGGCTTTATCCAGATGATATTAAGCAATGCTCTAGTGAAAAGGAGACTTTCTTAATTTACGGTTTTGCTAGACCGCTTTACAATGTTTTAGAATATGAAGTAGGGCGTGGCCATCATGCTTATGGCACAACCATTTATACTAAAAAAGAAAAAGTCTTTACAGGTAACCATAAGTGGACTTATGTTTTTACCGATATGAATGGCAAAATTAAATCTCATCGTGCTGAGACTGGGTTTGGTGATCTTGATAAAGAATTCAAATGTAATGGATATTACGATACAAGCAAACTAGAATTAAAACCTCGTACTTGGTCTGCAGTTGCAGTAAGACAAGGAAATAAAAAACAAGGAATATGGGGTAATGATGTTCCTGCTTCAAATTTAGCAAATGCCAAAAAAGAAGCCATTAGTCAGTGTGAAAAAGAAAGTGGTGAACGTTGCGAATTTCTATTTGGATTTAGTAATGCTTGTTTAAGCGTCGCACATGCAGAGAAAAATGGACCTACATCTTATTTCGGATTAGGGATTCTTGGTCAGCGTTCCAAAGATGACGCCTTAGCAAATTGCAAAGAAGATGGTGCTTCAAATTGCCAAGTATCAAATATTTATCCTGTATGTTCTACGCCATGCGATTATGAACAAGATAAGCAATGCTTCTTTGATAAACCACAATTAGCCAAACCAGGCAAAAATGGGCAAGATGACATTTTTAATGCTGGGGAAAAGAACTTATTTTAA
- the frr gene encoding ribosome recycling factor: MINEIKQDAEARMEKSLEALRGHIAKIRTGRAQPSLLDAIQVEYYGAATPLRQLANVVAEDARTLAVTVFDRSLISAVEKAILTSDLGLNPSSAGTTIRVPLPPLTEERRRDLIKIVKSEGEQGKVAIRNVRRDANDKIKALLKDKEISENDQHKAEEIIQKVTDSYIKKVDEILADKEKELMDF, from the coding sequence ATGATTAATGAAATCAAACAAGATGCTGAAGCTCGCATGGAAAAAAGCCTCGAAGCGTTGCGTGGGCATATTGCAAAAATCCGTACAGGCCGTGCACAACCAAGCTTATTAGATGCAATCCAAGTGGAATACTATGGTGCAGCGACACCACTTCGTCAATTAGCTAACGTTGTTGCAGAAGATGCACGTACTTTAGCGGTAACAGTATTTGACCGTTCTTTAATCAGTGCAGTAGAAAAAGCAATTTTAACGTCTGATTTAGGTTTAAACCCATCTTCAGCAGGTACAACAATTCGTGTGCCTCTTCCTCCATTAACTGAAGAACGCCGTCGTGATTTAATCAAAATCGTAAAAAGCGAAGGTGAGCAAGGTAAAGTAGCGATTCGTAACGTACGTCGTGATGCAAATGATAAAATCAAGGCATTATTAAAAGACAAAGAAATCAGCGAAAACGATCAACACAAAGCAGAAGAAATCATTCAAAAAGTGACTGATAGCTATATCAAAAAAGTGGATGAGATCTTAGCAGATAAAGAAAAAGAATTAATGGATTTCTAA
- the mtr gene encoding tryptophan permease, whose product MTIKKSPSLLGGAMIIAGTAIGAGMLANPTSTAGVWFIGSILALVYTWFCMTTSGLMILEANLHYPTGSSFDTIVKDLLGKGWNIINGLSVAFVLYILTYAYITSGGGITQNLLNQAFGSAESAVDIGRTSGSLIFCFILAAFVWLSTKAVDRFTTVLIVGMVVAFFLSTAGLLSSVKTEVLFNSIAEGEQTYLPYLLTALPVCLVSFGFHGNVPSLVKYYDRDGSRVMKSIFIGTGLALVIYILWQLAVQGNLPRTEFAPVIAKGGDVSALLEALHKYIEVEYIAVVLNFFAYMAIATSFLGVTLGLFDYIADLFKFDDSLLGRTKTTLVTFLPPLLLSLQFPYGFVIAIGYAGLAATIWAAIVPALLAKASRQKFPNATYKVYGGNFMIGFVILFGVLNIVAQVGANLGWFASFAG is encoded by the coding sequence ATGACAATAAAAAAATCTCCTTCTTTATTAGGCGGCGCCATGATTATTGCCGGTACCGCGATTGGTGCTGGCATGCTCGCTAACCCAACCTCAACGGCCGGTGTATGGTTTATCGGCTCTATTTTGGCCTTGGTTTACACCTGGTTTTGTATGACTACATCAGGTTTGATGATTTTAGAAGCTAACTTACATTATCCTACCGGCTCAAGCTTTGACACCATAGTGAAAGATTTGTTAGGAAAAGGTTGGAATATTATCAACGGCCTTTCTGTGGCTTTTGTTTTGTATATTTTGACTTATGCTTATATCACGTCTGGTGGCGGTATTACACAAAACTTGCTCAATCAAGCCTTTGGTTCTGCTGAAAGTGCGGTCGATATTGGACGTACTTCTGGATCCTTAATTTTCTGTTTTATTCTTGCAGCTTTCGTATGGCTTTCTACTAAAGCTGTGGATCGTTTCACAACGGTATTGATTGTTGGAATGGTAGTTGCTTTCTTCCTTTCTACTGCAGGTTTATTGAGCTCTGTGAAAACAGAGGTGTTATTCAATAGCATTGCAGAAGGTGAGCAAACTTATTTACCTTATTTATTGACCGCACTTCCTGTTTGCTTAGTGTCTTTTGGTTTCCACGGAAATGTACCTAGTCTCGTAAAATATTACGATCGCGATGGTAGTCGTGTAATGAAATCGATCTTTATCGGTACGGGCTTAGCCTTAGTGATTTACATCTTATGGCAGCTTGCGGTGCAAGGTAATTTACCGCGTACCGAGTTTGCTCCGGTGATTGCAAAAGGTGGCGATGTATCAGCATTATTAGAAGCGTTACACAAATACATTGAAGTAGAATACATTGCCGTTGTGTTGAATTTCTTTGCTTATATGGCTATTGCGACTTCATTCTTAGGGGTGACTTTAGGGTTATTTGATTATATTGCTGATTTATTTAAATTTGATGACAGCTTATTAGGCAGAACCAAAACCACATTGGTGACATTCTTACCGCCACTATTGTTAAGTTTACAATTCCCTTATGGCTTTGTGATCGCTATTGGTTATGCCGGATTAGCTGCAACCATTTGGGCAGCAATCGTACCAGCACTGCTTGCTAAAGCCAGTCGTCAAAAATTCCCAAATGCGACTTATAAAGTCTATGGTGGTAATTTTATGATTGGCTTTGTGATCTTATTCGGTGTGTTAAATATTGTGGCACAAGTAGGCGCAAACTTAGGATGGTTTGCAAGTTTCGCAGGATAA
- the pyrH gene encoding UMP kinase gives MSQPIYKRILLKLSGEALQGDEGFGIDPSILDRMALEIKELIEMGVEVGVVLGGGNLFRGAKLAKAGMNRVVGDHMGMLATVMNGLAMRDALHRADVNAKLMSAFQLNGICDTYNWSEAIKMLREKRVVIFSAGTGSPFFTTDSAACLRGIEIEADIVLKATKVDGVYDCDPAKNPNAKLYHKLSYAEVIDKELQVMDLAAFTLARDHGMPIRVFNMCKPGALRKVVLGTEEGTTIC, from the coding sequence ATGAGCCAACCAATTTACAAACGTATTTTATTGAAATTAAGTGGTGAAGCATTACAAGGGGATGAGGGCTTCGGTATCGATCCTTCTATTCTTGATCGTATGGCGTTAGAGATTAAAGAATTAATTGAAATGGGCGTGGAAGTTGGTGTTGTGCTCGGTGGTGGTAACTTATTCCGTGGTGCAAAATTAGCTAAAGCCGGCATGAATCGCGTAGTGGGCGACCATATGGGGATGCTTGCAACCGTAATGAATGGCTTGGCAATGCGCGATGCGCTTCATCGTGCAGATGTGAATGCAAAATTAATGTCTGCGTTCCAATTAAATGGGATTTGTGATACCTATAACTGGTCTGAAGCCATCAAAATGTTGCGTGAAAAACGTGTAGTCATTTTCTCAGCCGGTACAGGTAGTCCATTCTTTACAACGGATTCTGCTGCATGCTTACGTGGTATCGAAATTGAAGCGGATATCGTGTTAAAAGCGACCAAAGTTGATGGCGTGTATGATTGCGACCCTGCAAAAAATCCTAATGCGAAGCTATACCATAAATTATCTTATGCAGAAGTGATTGATAAAGAATTACAAGTAATGGATTTAGCTGCGTTCACACTCGCTCGTGACCACGGTATGCCAATTCGTGTATTTAATATGTGTAAACCCGGTGCGTTACGCAAAGTGGTACTCGGTACAGAAGAAGGCACAACGATTTGTTAA